One Setaria italica strain Yugu1 chromosome I, Setaria_italica_v2.0, whole genome shotgun sequence DNA window includes the following coding sequences:
- the LOC101771532 gene encoding uncharacterized protein LOC101771532 isoform X1, giving the protein MACINMYNPDGAAGFGGGPQPPAAALGPRISFSSDFAVEPPPPVQNRAMSLRCQEEDLNFEFSVGSHPMMAADQLFSKGRILPLKDNGAFAGRPPTTLRDELRGGDDNERASAAGKGSSRWREMLGLRKALCVGGGGNGPAKEDKGGVPDADMVTADMAASNQQEL; this is encoded by the exons ATGGCGTGCATCAACATGTACAACccggacggcgcggcggggtTCGGCGGCGggccgcagccgccggcggcggcgctgggcccGCGCATCTCCTTCTCCAGCGACTTCGCCGtggagccgccgccaccggtgcAGAACCGGGCGATGAGCCTGCGGTGCCAGGAGGAGGACCTCAACTTCGAGTTCTCGGTGGGCAGCCACCCCATGATGGCCGCGGACCAGCTCTTCTCCAAGGGCAGAATCCTGCCCCTCAAGGACAACGGCGCCttcgccggccgcccgcccaccACGCTCCGCGAcgagctccgcggcggcgacgacaacgagagggcctccgccgccggcaaggGATCCAGCCGGtggagggagatgctcggcctgcGGAAGGCGCtctgcgtcggcggcggcggcaacggcccGGCCAAGGAGGACAAGGGCGGCGTCCCCGATGCCGATATGGTCACCGCCGACATGGCCGCGTCCAATCAG CAGGAGCTATGA
- the LOC101771532 gene encoding uncharacterized protein LOC101771532 isoform X2, producing the protein MACINMYNPDGAAGFGGGPQPPAAALGPRISFSSDFAVEPPPPVQNRAMSLRCQEEDLNFEFSVGSHPMMAADQLFSKGRILPLKDNGAFAGRPPTTLRDELRGGDDNERASAAGKGSSRWREMLGLRKALCVGGGGNGPAKEDKGGVPDADMVTADMAASNQEL; encoded by the exons ATGGCGTGCATCAACATGTACAACccggacggcgcggcggggtTCGGCGGCGggccgcagccgccggcggcggcgctgggcccGCGCATCTCCTTCTCCAGCGACTTCGCCGtggagccgccgccaccggtgcAGAACCGGGCGATGAGCCTGCGGTGCCAGGAGGAGGACCTCAACTTCGAGTTCTCGGTGGGCAGCCACCCCATGATGGCCGCGGACCAGCTCTTCTCCAAGGGCAGAATCCTGCCCCTCAAGGACAACGGCGCCttcgccggccgcccgcccaccACGCTCCGCGAcgagctccgcggcggcgacgacaacgagagggcctccgccgccggcaaggGATCCAGCCGGtggagggagatgctcggcctgcGGAAGGCGCtctgcgtcggcggcggcggcaacggcccGGCCAAGGAGGACAAGGGCGGCGTCCCCGATGCCGATATGGTCACCGCCGACATGGCCGCGTCCAATCAG GAGCTATGA
- the LOC101772195 gene encoding DNA repair and recombination protein RAD54 yields MPSRSKHNRLGVDGGEEEEEEEEEIVGISSDSDDSESEAERGAEADDDDDEYVGETSDAGGGDEAEERGSSDSGDGGDGGRPLQGGRRGVMAPDRERKSQNVDALVRGNLVVRRQPLIPRILSVSDAAAIARKPFKPPCQNGYSENNEQLARRLSARKRFVPWGSTQTFAVTHNLPQSPAAASVSSSEKEEPLPPGIEPLILWQREECDKENCDSAAIEVDHLLVRYLRPHQREGVQFMFDCVSGSLSDDGISGCILADDMGLGKTLQSITLLYTLLCQGFDDKPMVKRAVIVTPTSLVSNWESEIIKWLKGRVQLLALCESTRADVLSGIESFLKPLSRLQVLIISYETFRMHSSKFERPGSCDLLICDEAHRLKNDQTLTNKALAALPCKRRILLSGTPMQNDLEEFYSMVNFTNPGVLGDASYFRRYYEAPIICGREPTASAEEKKLGSERSAELSAKINQFILRRTNALLSNHLPPKIVEVVCCKLTPLQTTLYNHFIHSKNVKRLISEEAKQSKILAYITALKKLCNHPKLIYDTIKSNNSGGSGFDDCLRFFPPELFSGRSGSWTGGGGMWVELSGKMHVLARLLGHLRQKTDDRIVLVSNYTQTLDLFVQLCRERRYPYVRLDGATSISKRQKLVNQFNDLSRDEFVFLLSSKAGGCGLNLVGGNRLVLFDPDWNPANDKQAAARVWRDGQKKRVHIYRFLSTGTIEEKVYQRQMSKEGLQKVIQQEQTDNKMQGSSLSTEDLRDLFTFHEQVRSEIHENLKCSRCNKDGNSLLDGNGFDLGATEHKSSLPGVQDYIDIGGFGEISGCLQKMNSSHHQIGRPSEEDLGSWGHHCDPSTVPDTILQSSAGDEVSFVFTNQVDGKLVPVESMARSAPHQPNGIAANGDKEAGKTNSPSKPGKQSLLGKNLKMMGFSLKNSSLKCPTRSRTASPNCLQGLKKTSPSLDYQPQTKKLHVASDMSDDDFV; encoded by the exons ATGCCCTCGAGGAGCAAGCACAACCGActcggcgtcgacggcggcgaggaggaggaggaggaggaggaagagatcgTCGGCATCTCATCTGACTCTGACGACTCGGAGTCGGAGGCGGAGCGCGGGGCCGAGgcggatgacgacgacgacgaataCGTGGGGGAAACCagtgacgccggcggcggcgacgaagcggAGGAACGAGGTAGCAGCgacagcggcgacggcggcgacggcgggcggccaCTTCAGGGTGGGAGGCGCGGGGTTATGGCGCCCGATAGGGAGAGGAAATCGCAGAACGTCGATGCTCTGGTCAG GGGTAACCTGGTTGTAAGGAGGCAGCCGCTCATTCCACGTATTCTTTCGGTTTCTGATGCCGCGGCAATAGCTCGCAAGCCATTCAAGCCTCCATGTCAAAATGGATATAGTGAGAATAATGAGCAGCTTGCTCGGCGCCTTTCAGCTCGTAAAAGATTTGTCCCGTGGGGTTCAACACAGACATTTGCGGTTACACATAATCTTCCACAATCACCTGCTGCTGCCAGTGTTAGTTCATCAGAAAAGGAGGAACCTCTTCCACCTGGCATAGAACCATTGATTTTATGGCAACGTGAGGAATGTGACAAGGAAAACTGTGATTCTGCTGCAATCGAAGTTGATCACCTGCTTGTACGTTACCTCCGACCCCATCAAAG GGAAGGAGTTCAGTTTATGTTTGATTGTGTCTCTGGGTCGTTGAGTGATGATGGTATTTCTGGTTGCATTTTAGCTGATGATATGGG ATTGGGGAAGACTTTACAGTCAATCACTTTACTATACACCCTTCTTTGTCAAGGCTTTGATGATAAGCCAATGGTTAAAAGGGCTGTCATTGTAACCCCCACAAGCTTAGTCAGCAACTGGGAATCTGAGATAATTAAGTGGTTAAAAGGCAGAGTGCAGCTGCTTGCACTCTGTGAAAGCACGCGCGCCGATGTTCTTTCCGGGATAGAAAGTTTCTTAAAACCCTTGAGCCGTCTTCAG GTACTTATCATATCTTATGAGACGTTCCGCATGCATTCTTCAAAATTTGAAAGACCAGGCAGCTGTGACCTTCTGATATGCGATGAGGCCCACAGGCTGAAAAATGATCAGACACTGACAAATAAG GCGTTGGCTGCCCTTCCTTGTAAACGGCGCATCCTCTTGTCCGGTACCCCAATGCAG AATGATTTGGAAGAATTCTATTCAATGGTGAATTTCACAAATCCAGGGGTTTTGGGGGACGCTTCATATTTCCGCCGATATTATGAA GCACCGATCATTTGCGGAAGAGAACCCACTGCAAGTGCAGAAGAAAAGAAGTTGGGATCTGAGAGATCTGCAGAGCTTAGTGCAAAAATAAATCAG tTTATATTGAGAAGAACAAACGCTCTGTTATCCAATCACTTGCCTCCAAAG ATTGTTGAAGTTGTGTGCTGCAAGCTGACTCCTTTGCAGACAACACTGTACAACCACTTCATACATTCCAAAAAT GTTAAACGCCTGATATCTGAGGAAGCAAAGCAATCCAAAATTCTGGCATACATTACTGCACTTAAGAAATTATGCAACCATCCAAAG CTGATCTATGACACCATAAAAAGTAACAATTCAGGTGGCTCTGGTTTTGATGATTGTCTGCGCTTTTTTCCACCTGAACTGTTTTCAGGAAG ATCTGGATCATGGACTGGTGGAGGAGGAATGTGGGTAGAACTATCTGGAAAAATGCATGTATTGGCAAGATTACTGGGGCATCTGCGTCAGAAAACTGATGATCGTATTGTCCTTGTATCAAATTATACTCAG ACATTAGACCTGTTTGTTCAATTATGTCGGGAAAGAAGATACCCATATGTTAGACTTGATGGAGCAACATCCATTAGTAAAAGGCAAAAGCTGGTGAACCAATTCAATGATCTATCTAGG GATGAGTTCGTCTTTCTACTAAGTAGCAAGGCGGGTGGTTGTGGGCTTAATTTGGTAGGAGGAAATCGTTTGGTTCTCTTTGACCCTGATTGGAACCCTGCCAACGATAAGCAG GCTGCTGCTCGAGTATGGAGAGATGGACAAAAAAAGAGAGTCCACATTTACAGGTTCTTAAGCACAGGAACCATTGAGGAGAAG GTATATCAACGTCAAATGTCAAAGGAAGGCCTCCAGAAAGTTATTCAGCAGGAGCAAACGGACAACAAAATGCAG GGGAGTTCTCTTTCAACAGAAGACCTACGTGATCTTTTTACTTTTCATGAACAAGTCAG GTCTGAAATACATGAAAATTTGAAGTGTAGCCGCTGTAACAAGGATGGGAATTCGCTTTTAGATGGTAATGGTTTTGATTTAGGAGCAACTGAGCATAAGTCTTCGCTGCCAGGAGTGCAAGATTATATTGATATTGGTGGATTTGGAGAGATTTCTGGatgtttgcagaaaatgaaTAGTTCACATCATCAG ATTGGAAGACCTTCTGAAGAAGATTTAGGAAGTTGGGGACATCATTGTGATCCATCAACGGTACCTGATACTATACTGCAGAGTTCTGCTGGTGATGAG gtttcttttgttttcaccAATCAGGTTGATGGAAAACTCGTTCCAGTTGAATCTATGGCACGATCAGCACCTCATCAACCAAATGGAATAGCAGCTAATGGAGACAAGGAAGCGGGGAAAACCAATTCGCCTAGCAAACCTGGAAAACAATCTTTACTTGGCAAGAATTTGAAGATGATGGGATTTAGTTTAAAGAATTCATCTTTGAAATGTCCAACTAGGTCCAGAACCGCATCACCAAATTGTTTGCAAGGGTTGAAGAAAACCAGCCCCTCTTTAGATTATCAGCCTCAAACTAAAAAGCTTCATGTTGCTTCTGATATGTCTGATGATGACTTTGTTTGA
- the LOC101773005 gene encoding cell number regulator 1 isoform X1 has protein sequence MYPSAPPDAYNKFTTGAPPTAPPPAAYQQHGANMNPSRPGGALRTWSTGLFHCMDDPGNCLITCLCPCITFGQIADIVDKGTCSCIASGLLYGLICASTGMGCLYSCLYRSRLRAEYDLEEGECPDFLVHCCCEHLALCQEYRELKNRGFDLGIGWDANVDRQRRGVAGGAVMGAPAMPLGMIR, from the exons ATGTATCCCTCGGCCCCTCCGGACGCGTATAACAAGTTCACCACCGGAGCTCCGccaacggcgccgccgccggcagcgtaCCAGCAGCACGGGGCGAACATGAACCCTTCGCGCCCCGGCGGCGCGCTGAGGACGTGGTCCACCGGCCTTTTCCACTGCATGGACGACCCGGGGAACT GTCTCATCACTTGCCTGTGCCCGTGCATCACGTTCGGCCAGATCGCTGACATCGTGGACAAAGGAACCTGCT CGTGTATTGCGAGTGGGCTGCTCTATGGGCTCATCTGCGCCTCGACGGGGATGGGGTGCCTCTACTCGTGCCTCTATCGATCCAGGCTGAGGGCCGAGTACGACCTGGAGGAGGGGGAGTGCCCCGACTTCCTGGTGCACTGCTGCTGCGAGCACCTGGCGCTGTGCCAGGAGTACCGCGAGCTCAAGAACCGCGGCTTCGACCTGGGGATCG GTTGGGATGCCAACGTGGATCGGCAGAGGCGAGGCGTCGCCGGAGGCGCGGTGATGGGGGCGCCGGCCATGCCGCTCGGCATGATTAGATAG
- the LOC101773702 gene encoding probable fucosyltransferase 8: protein MDVKRSRSPRAPPGGDDDKKRAAAAGWRGSGVRPEMVLVGFLLTLPLLFLVFGGRWGSSSSAFPSPSSSSTPVVSRHVAAGDRGATPQSQRPEAVTPKNLSASSPSPDKLLGGLLSSAFDESSCQSRYKSNLYRKPSPFPLSPYLAQKLRKYEAYHKKCGPRTKRYRRAIKQLKSGRNADDSECKYVVWFPCNGLGNRMLTIASTFLYALLTDRVLLTHVAPEQEGLFCEPFPGSSWVLPGDFPENNPHKLHIGAPESYANMLKSGAVRNDDPRSVPASSLPPYVYLHVEQFQLKLSDNVFCDEDQAMLSKFTWMILKSDSYFAPALFLTPMFEEELARMFPQKEAVFHHLGRYLFHPTNRVWGIIRRYYEAYLARVDEKIGFQIRIFPEKPIKFENMYDQLTRCIREQRLLPELGTVEPPANTTSGEAGKVKAVLIASLYSGYYEKIRGMYYESPTKTGEIVAVFQPSHEEQQQYTSNEHNQKALAEIYLLSYCDKIAMSAWSTFGYVAYSFAGVKPWILLRPDWNKEVSEVACVRSPSVEPCLHSPPLLGCRAKRDVDVAAVKPYVRHCEDVGFGLKLFDS, encoded by the exons ATGGACGTGAAGCGGTCGCGGAGCCCTCGGGCTCcgcccggcggcgacgacgacaagaagcgcgccgccgccgccgggtggcGCGGCTCCGGCGTCCGCCCGGAGATGGTGCTGGTCGGCTTCCTCCTCACGctgcccctcctcttcctcgtcttCGGCGGCCGatggggcagcagcagcagcgccttcCCCTCGCCCTCCTCGTCTTCTACGCCTGTCGTCTCCCgccacgtcgccgccggcgaccgcggCGCGACGCCTCAGAGCCAGA GACCAGAAGCCGTTACACCCAAAAACCTCTCTGCATCATCTCCGTCCCCGGACAAGCTTCTGGGAGGACTGCTCTCGTCGGCATTCGACGAATCCTCCTGCCAGAGCCGCTACAAATCGAACCTCTACCGGAAGCCATCCCCGTTCCCGCTCTCCCCCTACCTCGCGCAGAAGCTGCGCAAGTACGAGGCCTACCACAAGAAGTGCGGGCCGAGGACCAAGCGCTACCGGCGCGCCATCAAGCAGCTCAAGTCCGGGCGCAACGCCGACGACTCCGAGTGCAAGTACGTGGTGTGGTTCCCCTGCAACGGGCTCGGCAACCGCATGCTCACCATAGCCTCCACCTTCCTCTACGCTCTGCTCACCGACCGTGTGCTCCTCACCCACGtcgcgccggagcaggaggGCCTCTTCTGCGAGCCGTTCCCGGGCAGCTCGTGGGTGCTCCCGGGGGACTTCCCGGAGAACAACCCCCACAAGCTCCACATTGGCGCGCCGGAGAGCTACGCCAACATGCTCAAGAGCGGCGCCGTCCGCAACGACGACCCCCGCAGCGTGCCGGCGTCGTCGCTGCCGCCCTACGTCTACCTCCACGTCGAGCAGTTCCAGCTGAAGCTCTCCGACAACGTCTTCTGCGACGAGGACCAGGCAATGCTGAGCAAGTTCACCTGGATGATCCTCAAGTCCGACAGCTACTTCGCGCCGGCGCTGTTCCTGACGCCCATGTTCGAGGAGGAGCTCGCGAGAATGTTCCCGCAGAAGGAGGCCGTGTTCCATCACCTGGGACGGTACCTCTTCCATCCGACGAACAGGGTCTGGGGGATCATCAGAAGATACTACGAAGCGTACCTTGCCAGAGTGGACGAGAAGATCGGGTTCCAGATCAGGATCTTCCCGGAGAAGCCGATCAAGTTCGAGAACATGTACGACCAGCTGACGAGGTGCATCAGGGAGCAGCGGCTGTTGCCGGAGCTCGGCACCGTCGAGCCGCCGGCGAACACGACGTCCGGCGAGGCCGGGAAGGTGAAGGCCGTCCTGATCGCGTCCCTGTACTCGGGGTACTACGAGAAGATCCGGGGCATGTACTACGAGAGCCCCACCAAGACGGGGGAGATCGTGGCGGTGTTCCAGCCGAGCcacgaggagcagcagcagtacACGTCGAACGAGCACAACCAGAAGGCGCTGGCGGAGATCTACCTGCTGAGCTACTGCGACAAGATCGCGATGAGCGCGTGGTCCACCTTCGGGTACGTCGCCTACAGTTTCGCCGGCGTGAAGCCGTGGATCCTGCTCCGGCCGGACTGGAACAAGGAGGTCTCCGAGGTGGCGTGCGTCCGGTCCCCGTCCGTGGAGCCGTGCCTGCACTCGCCGCCCCTGCTCGGGTGCAGGGCCAAGAGGGACGTCGACGTGGCCGCCGTCAAGCCGTACGTCCGGCACTGTGAGGACGTCGGGTTCGGCCTCAAGCTGTTCGATAGCTGA
- the LOC101773005 gene encoding cell number regulator 1 isoform X2, with the protein MYPSAPPDAYNKFTTGAPPTAPPPAAYQQHGANMNPSRPGGALRTWSTGLFHCMDDPGNCLITCLCPCITFGQIADIVDKGTCSCIASGLLYGLICASTGMGCLYSCLYRSRLRAEYDLEEGECPDFLVHCCCEHLALCQEYRELKNRGFDLGIGRTE; encoded by the exons ATGTATCCCTCGGCCCCTCCGGACGCGTATAACAAGTTCACCACCGGAGCTCCGccaacggcgccgccgccggcagcgtaCCAGCAGCACGGGGCGAACATGAACCCTTCGCGCCCCGGCGGCGCGCTGAGGACGTGGTCCACCGGCCTTTTCCACTGCATGGACGACCCGGGGAACT GTCTCATCACTTGCCTGTGCCCGTGCATCACGTTCGGCCAGATCGCTGACATCGTGGACAAAGGAACCTGCT CGTGTATTGCGAGTGGGCTGCTCTATGGGCTCATCTGCGCCTCGACGGGGATGGGGTGCCTCTACTCGTGCCTCTATCGATCCAGGCTGAGGGCCGAGTACGACCTGGAGGAGGGGGAGTGCCCCGACTTCCTGGTGCACTGCTGCTGCGAGCACCTGGCGCTGTGCCAGGAGTACCGCGAGCTCAAGAACCGCGGCTTCGACCTGGGGATCG GACGAACGGAGTAG
- the LOC101772599 gene encoding calmodulin-like protein 7: MAFMRYYRGLPQGETTVEEFRAWLSQFDADGDGRISREELEEALRSVNLWFAWWKAREAMRAVDANRNGAVDADEMGRLYAFAYKHLHIKMSQLEE, translated from the coding sequence ATGGCGTTCATGCGGTACTACCGCGGGCTGCCGCAGGGGGAGACGACGGTGGAGGAGTTCAGGGCGTGGCTGAGCCAGTTCGacgcggacggcgacggccggaTCAGTcgggaggagctggaggaggcgcTGCGAAGCGTCAACCTGTGGTTCGCGTGGTGGAAGGCGAGGGAGGCGATGCGAGCGGTCGACGCCAACCGCAACGGCGCCGTGGACGCTGACGAGATGGGCAGGCTTTACGCCTTCGCGTACAAGCACCTCCACATCAAGATGAGCCAGCTGGAGGAGTAG